The DNA sequence GATTGCGCAGGACTGGATGGCACTTGGAAATACCGAACAGGCGCTGGATGTTCTCATGCAGTATACAGAGCTTGCCGTCAGCGATATTTACCCATTGCATTTGCATGGGGACAAATTTTTTAATCTTCTGGATGAGTGGCTGGAAGGCGAGCTTGTTTTAGGATCGTTTCCGCCAAGAGATGAAACGCTGATCCGGCACAGTATCACACAGGCTCTCAGTGAAAACCCCGCCTTTCTGCCCTTGGCAAATAACCCACGGTTTCAGGCGATGGTTGACCGATTGAGGGCAAATGAGGAGGGAAAATAAATGGAGACTGTTACCATACAATCACTGTCTAAGACATATACCGGCGGGAAAGAAGCGTTAAAGCAGCTCTCCTTGTCGCTGAGTGCAGGGGAAGTATTCGGTTTTCTGGGTCCTAACGGCGCAGGGAAAACAACAACTGTAAAACTTCTTACCGGAGTCCTTACCCCTTCTGGAGGTTCTTGTGAGATCTTGGGAGTCAATCCCCATACCCAGCCGGAGAAAGCACATTTGCTTTCAGGAATTGTGACAGAACACGCACAGATGTATAACAACTTGACCGGTATCGAAAACCTGTTGTTCTATGCGACAGCCTTCGGATTAAAGCAAAAAGAAGGAGAGCAGCGGGGAGAATTGCTGCTGAGGGAATTAGATCTGATGGAGGCGAAGGATCGGAAACTGGCTACCTATTCTACCGGTATGAGACAGAGACTCTCTCTGGCACGGGCATTGCTGCATCGGCCCAAAGTTCTTTTTCTTGACGAGCCGACTTCCGGCCTTGATCCGGAAAGTGCGCAGAATGTCAACCAGATGATTCAAAATCTGGCCCGCAAAGAGGGAGTCACCATTTTCCTCTGTACCCATCAGCTCAGGTATGCACAGGAGATTTGCACCCGTTACGGGTTGATCGAACAGGGATCACTTCTGGCTTCGGGCACCATGGAAGAATTACGCGCTCAGGTTTTTACGACGAAAACGCTTTGTGTCTGCGCGTCGGCTGTTCCGGACGGTTTGAACTTTATTAAGCGCGGAGCCAATGAATTTGAAGTCAATATACGGGATAAAAAAGAAATTCCGGGTTTGGTGCGAAAGATCGTGGAGGCTGGTGAAGATATCTATTCTGTCAATCTCATGGAACCCAGTCTGGAAGATATCTATTTTGCGCTGACTACCGGCAGAAAGGAGGACCGAGGGATATGAAAACTACAATGTATGCGATCATCAAAAAGGATTTTCGTGGTCTCGCGGCCAACCGCAGATTATTTATCGCTCTTTTAATCGTCCCTCTGATTCTGACCATTGTGCTACCCTCAATTTTTTTGATTACCATCCATTTCATACCGGATGATCCGGATATTATGAGGCTGCTGGACCTGCTCCCCGAAACATCCCGCATGGACAGTTTGGAGCTTACGCTCTCCAGCATGATTCTGAATTATATCCTGCCGGTATTCTTTTTGGTCATTCCCATTATGACCGCTTCCATTATGGCGGCCAGTGCCTTTGTGGGAGAAAAAGAACGTCATACCCTTGAAACATTGCTCTACTGCCCGCTTACTCTCAAGCAGATTTTTCGGGCAAAGGTATGGGCTTCTTTCCTTTTGAGTATGCTTGTCTCGCTGATCACATTCGTGGCTATGTTCCTGGTCATCGAAACAGAACTGTTTTTCCTTATGGGCAGATTATTACTTCCCAGTATCAGCTGGCTGGTGGTGTTGTTGCTGGTGTCTCCTGCGATCTCCCTGATTGCCGTTACCCTTATCGTTCGGGGCTCTGCCAAGGCGCAAAGTGTGGAGGAATCTCAGCAGGTTGCCGTTTTCCTGCTCCTTCCGCTGCTTCTGCTGATCGTGGGACAGTTTACCGGTGTTCTTCTTATGAATGTCTGGATTCTGCTGGGCCTTGGCGTGGTTTGTGCGGTACTCGCCTGGATTTTGCTGCAAAAATCTATGGGGCGGTTCACTTATGAAAAACTTCTACAATAAAGAAAGGCTCGATAAGGCTCGATACAGCGATGTATCGAGCCTTCCTTTTATTCAACTTGTATCACCTATTATACTTACGCAACCAAACATAACATTTTTTGCTTGCCATAGTTGGTAGAACTTTTGAAAAGTCAAGCGTATAATGAGAGTAGGAGGTGTGAAAAGTATGAAAATGCAGAAAAGTAATATCGCCTATAATTTGACTACACTGCGTCAACTTAATAAATTTTCCCAAGAAGAAGTAGCCGAGCGAATTGGTGTTTCCCGGCAGGCTGTTGCAAAATGGGAAGCAGGCCAATCAGTACCCGATATCCTGAATTGTGACGCGCTGGCAAAACTATATGATGTGGAACTCGACGACCTGATCCATTACGACCAAGGGCAGACTGGCGAAAGCATACCGCCTAAGGGTAAGCACATATTCGGAACTGTTCGTGTGGGGGAACGCGGTCAGATTGTACTTCCCAAGC is a window from the Turicibacter bilis genome containing:
- a CDS encoding ABC transporter ATP-binding protein, translating into METVTIQSLSKTYTGGKEALKQLSLSLSAGEVFGFLGPNGAGKTTTVKLLTGVLTPSGGSCEILGVNPHTQPEKAHLLSGIVTEHAQMYNNLTGIENLLFYATAFGLKQKEGEQRGELLLRELDLMEAKDRKLATYSTGMRQRLSLARALLHRPKVLFLDEPTSGLDPESAQNVNQMIQNLARKEGVTIFLCTHQLRYAQEICTRYGLIEQGSLLASGTMEELRAQVFTTKTLCVCASAVPDGLNFIKRGANEFEVNIRDKKEIPGLVRKIVEAGEDIYSVNLMEPSLEDIYFALTTGRKEDRGI
- a CDS encoding ABC transporter permease, with translation MKTTMYAIIKKDFRGLAANRRLFIALLIVPLILTIVLPSIFLITIHFIPDDPDIMRLLDLLPETSRMDSLELTLSSMILNYILPVFFLVIPIMTASIMAASAFVGEKERHTLETLLYCPLTLKQIFRAKVWASFLLSMLVSLITFVAMFLVIETELFFLMGRLLLPSISWLVVLLLVSPAISLIAVTLIVRGSAKAQSVEESQQVAVFLLLPLLLLIVGQFTGVLLMNVWILLGLGVVCAVLAWILLQKSMGRFTYEKLLQ
- a CDS encoding helix-turn-helix domain-containing protein, translated to MKMQKSNIAYNLTTLRQLNKFSQEEVAERIGVSRQAVAKWEAGQSVPDILNCDALAKLYDVELDDLIHYDQGQTGESIPPKGKHIFGTVRVGERGQIVLPKQARDVFKIKPGDMLVVLGDEEPEHPGIALMKEDFFLGIAQLFKTALNMADTQDGKEKK